A stretch of Brassica rapa cultivar Chiifu-401-42 chromosome A08, CAAS_Brap_v3.01, whole genome shotgun sequence DNA encodes these proteins:
- the LOC103832659 gene encoding loricrin-like codes for MDTFVIVIIIVCAGIVLPSLVLCCVLTHRKQRPLVSQSRDLEMGQTGSKDGGLVVLTRNVSTTATTVAAAVIIADSGGGGGCCCGCDDGGGGDGGGDGGGCGGCGGCGG; via the coding sequence atggaTACTTTTGTAATTGTCATTATTATAGTATGTGCCGGTATTGTTTTGCCGTCTCTTGTCTTATGTTGTGTCCTCACACACAGAAAGCAAAGGCCTTTAGTGTCTCAGTCGCGAGATTTGGAAATGGGTCAAACGGGATCAAAAGATGGAGGACTTGTTGTTTTGACAAGGAATGTTTCCACTACAGCTACTACGGTAGCTGCGGCTGTGATCATCGCAGATTCTGGCGGTGGGGGCGGCTGTTGTTGTGGATGTGATGATGGTGGAGGCGGAGATGGAGGAGGAGACGGTGGTGGTTGTGGAGGGTGCGGCGGCTGTGGAGGCTAA